The Pseudomonas pergaminensis nucleotide sequence ACGTAATCATTTATGGAGGGGGGAAATTAAGCTTTTGGCTTAATGAGGCCGCGCCGCAGAGAAGGCGACAGGATCGCGTACTAATCGAAAAGGAATGCGTCGGCGACGGCTTGCAGGGGGCAGTGGAGAAACCAGTGCGGGGCCGAATGTACCACCTGAGTTTCGGAGCGTCTAGCCCTGTTTCACGAAAAAGCCCCGCTATTTGCGGGGCTTTTTTGACGACGCTTAGATGTTCGCGTCGAGGAAAGCTTGCAGCTGAGACTTCGACAGCGCGCCTACTTTGGTCGCTTCGACGTTGCCGTTCTTGAACAGCATCAGGGTCGGGATACCACGCACGCCGTGCTTGGCCGGGGTTTCCTGGTTGTCGTCGATGTTCAGCTTGGCAATGGTCAGCTTGCCTTCGTAGGTGGTCGCAATGTCGTCCAGGACTGGAGCGATCATTTTGCAAGGGCCACACCATTCAGCCCAGTAGTCAACCAGCACCGGGCCAGCAGCCTTGAGTACTTCGGCCTCAAAGGTCGCGTCGGTGACGTGCTTGATAAGATCGTTGCTCATGGATGTCTCCGGAATGTAAGCAAAAAAAACGTGGCCCATCATAGCCGCCCTTCCCCCGTTCAGGAAGCTGCCGCTGATTGAGTCTTGCTATGAAGGCGCATGAGTTTGGGTATAGCCCACCTCAGGGTGTTACGGGAGTCACAAAAGCGATGCCGGTGCGCAACGCCGCATTGCGCACGTGTTCCTGCATGGTTTTCTGCGCCGCCGCACTGGCACGCCGGGCCAGGGCGCGCAGGATCCTGCGGTGCTCCTGCCAGGTTTCCATGGCTCGCTCCGGCCGGATGAACGGTAGCTTCTGGCTCTCCAGGAACACCTCGGCACTCGCGCTGAGGATGCTCACCATCGCTTGATTACCGCTGGCGAGCAGGATGCGCTGGTGAAATTCGAAGTCCAGCCGGGCAGCGGCTTCAAAGTCGCCCGCCTTGAGCACCTTGCGCATGGCCTCGACGTTATCTTCCAGGCTGTCCAGCTCATCGATAGTCAATGTGACCGCCGCCAACCCCGCCGCGAACCCTTCCAAGGCATAACGCAGTTGGAAGATATCCAGTGGCGTGGCCTGGGCCGCAAAAGGCCAGGCAAACCCTGGCGATTCCTCCGCGGCCTGCACGAACACGCCCTTGCCGGGCTGCACACTGACCACTCCCAGCGCGCTGAGGGACGACAACGC carries:
- the trxA gene encoding thioredoxin TrxA, with protein sequence MSNDLIKHVTDATFEAEVLKAAGPVLVDYWAEWCGPCKMIAPVLDDIATTYEGKLTIAKLNIDDNQETPAKHGVRGIPTLMLFKNGNVEATKVGALSKSQLQAFLDANI
- a CDS encoding FadR/GntR family transcriptional regulator, with amino-acid sequence MNSIAQAVPEAALQAIRKLIKEQGFGPGDALPSQRDLAVRLGVSRASLREALSSLSALGVVSVQPGKGVFVQAAEESPGFAWPFAAQATPLDIFQLRYALEGFAAGLAAVTLTIDELDSLEDNVEAMRKVLKAGDFEAAARLDFEFHQRILLASGNQAMVSILSASAEVFLESQKLPFIRPERAMETWQEHRRILRALARRASAAAQKTMQEHVRNAALRTGIAFVTPVTP